In Carnobacterium sp. CP1, the following are encoded in one genomic region:
- a CDS encoding peptide transporter yields MRLIRYLEDIESLPVVGIVLFVHWFSVIIYKATSIYLFKTVGTPREPAIVVPLIILSIFPIVFLIKYMTPYIKDVYRSNYFIFAKSLGYPKCKLFFSYVIPNLLTFLESIMKFIYLEMISVMLFIEIQFNTGGLLTGLRNTQIIPSDHSPQIMVINYLFLLLIPYLFMSILFKMVKIFSQPIKQD; encoded by the coding sequence ATGAGACTCATAAGGTATTTGGAAGATATTGAGAGTTTGCCCGTTGTTGGCATAGTGCTTTTTGTCCATTGGTTCAGTGTGATCATCTATAAAGCAACTTCCATCTATCTATTTAAAACAGTTGGCACGCCTAGAGAGCCAGCGATAGTCGTCCCATTAATTATATTGAGTATTTTCCCCATTGTATTTTTAATCAAATATATGACTCCATATATCAAAGATGTTTACCGTTCCAATTATTTTATTTTCGCAAAATCACTGGGATATCCTAAATGCAAATTATTTTTTTCCTATGTTATCCCCAACTTATTAACATTTTTAGAAAGCATTATGAAATTTATTTATTTAGAAATGATCTCAGTGATGCTTTTTATTGAGATTCAATTCAATACAGGCGGACTATTGACCGGTCTAAGAAATACGCAAATCATACCTTCTGATCACAGCCCGCAAATAATGGTCATTAACTATTTGTTTTTATTGTTGATTCCATATCTTTTTATGAGTATTTTATTTAAAATGGTCAAGATTTTTAGCCAGCCGATTAAACAAGATTGA
- a CDS encoding HAD family hydrolase — protein sequence MIKAVIFDMDGVIVDTEPVYYERLHEFFKHNNIHPEIEELDNIVGSSSVDTWDAIQRIWGKELDKNQYEEEYNEFHENKPVDFKEIVDQDITVVLEWLTKEKYKIGLASSSSYDDIQEVLEQCNIKHYFHSVLSGEMFEQSKPNPEIYLKTAEALEVQPDECLVIEDSTYGIMAGKAAGMYVLAKEDNRFNFNQGLADGKIQRLKQVITELKN from the coding sequence GTGATCAAAGCTGTAATATTTGATATGGATGGTGTCATAGTAGACACAGAGCCGGTTTATTATGAAAGGCTCCATGAGTTTTTTAAACACAACAATATACACCCGGAGATTGAAGAGCTAGACAACATCGTAGGGTCTAGTTCTGTCGATACTTGGGATGCCATTCAGCGTATCTGGGGCAAAGAACTGGATAAAAACCAGTACGAAGAAGAATACAACGAGTTTCATGAAAATAAGCCGGTTGACTTTAAAGAAATAGTCGATCAAGATATTACAGTAGTCTTGGAATGGTTGACCAAAGAAAAGTATAAAATAGGATTAGCCTCTTCTTCATCTTATGATGATATCCAAGAAGTCTTGGAACAATGCAACATTAAACATTATTTTCATTCTGTATTAAGTGGAGAGATGTTTGAACAATCAAAACCAAATCCTGAAATTTATTTAAAAACTGCCGAGGCGCTAGAGGTTCAGCCGGACGAATGTCTTGTGATCGAAGATTCTACTTACGGTATTATGGCAGGCAAAGCAGCAGGAATGTATGTTTTGGCTAAAGAAGATAACCGATTTAATTTTAACCAAGGGCTTGCCGATGGGAAAATCCAGCGATTAAAACAAGTGATTACTGAATTAAAAAACTAA
- a CDS encoding NADH-dependent flavin oxidoreductase — MNSNYNKLFEPFTFASGVTIDNRVMMAPMTTNSAFENGMVTTDELLYYKRRSAGLGAVITSCAQVMENGKFAGSFSAASDNRIESLSKLAKTIQSTGAKAILQIFHVGRMGTSSTLRGEQPVSASAVPALRDFAETPRALSDQEVRELIKAYGEATRRAIQAGFDGVELHGANTYLIQQFFSPHSNRRDDHWGGTREKRMNFPLAVVQAAKEAVKTYAEKPFILGYRISPEEMEEPGITLADTLELLEKLKTQGLDYFHVSVGNVMQGPMRDKKNKKPVIQIIQEKVGKDIPIIGVGLIQTPDEAIDALALGIPLIAIGREAIVEPDWIKKVREGNEKFIRTEIRPQDRADLMLPDAMWEYVESRPGWLPIVED; from the coding sequence ATGAATTCGAATTACAATAAATTATTTGAACCTTTCACATTTGCATCAGGTGTAACTATAGATAACCGTGTCATGATGGCGCCGATGACTACCAATTCAGCTTTTGAAAACGGTATGGTGACGACCGATGAATTGTTGTATTACAAACGCAGATCAGCTGGCTTAGGTGCAGTGATCACTTCTTGTGCACAAGTGATGGAAAACGGGAAATTTGCCGGGTCATTTAGTGCAGCTTCTGACAATCGAATTGAAAGTCTTTCGAAATTAGCCAAGACGATACAGAGTACAGGGGCTAAAGCGATTTTACAAATTTTCCATGTCGGACGGATGGGCACAAGCAGCACACTTAGAGGAGAACAACCGGTAAGTGCTAGTGCGGTACCGGCGCTTAGAGATTTTGCAGAAACACCAAGAGCGTTATCGGATCAAGAAGTCCGTGAGCTAATAAAAGCATATGGCGAAGCAACGAGAAGAGCTATTCAAGCTGGTTTTGATGGTGTTGAACTTCATGGAGCAAATACCTATCTCATACAACAATTTTTCTCTCCGCATTCGAACCGCAGAGACGACCATTGGGGAGGCACACGTGAAAAACGGATGAATTTTCCGCTTGCAGTTGTACAAGCAGCAAAAGAAGCTGTTAAAACCTATGCTGAAAAACCTTTTATTTTAGGGTACCGGATATCCCCAGAAGAAATGGAAGAACCAGGTATTACGCTTGCGGATACGTTGGAATTGCTGGAAAAACTTAAAACGCAAGGGCTGGACTATTTCCATGTTTCAGTTGGCAACGTAATGCAAGGACCCATGCGCGATAAAAAGAATAAGAAACCGGTCATTCAAATCATTCAAGAAAAAGTTGGAAAGGATATTCCAATCATTGGTGTTGGGTTGATCCAAACCCCGGATGAGGCAATTGATGCGTTGGCATTAGGTATTCCGCTTATCGCCATTGGGCGTGAAGCAATTGTAGAGCCGGATTGGATCAAAAAAGTCAGAGAAGGAAATGAAAAATTTATTCGTACTGAAATTCGTCCCCAAGATAGAGCAGATTTAATGCTGCCGGATGCTATGTGGGAATACGTAGAAAGCAGACCGGGTTGGCTTCCGATTGTTGAAGACTAG
- a CDS encoding P-loop NTPase family protein — MQRIVIVGPSGSGKSTLGKTLSDKLDIPVTHLDSLFFKAGWVEIEKKELVEKVTHLISTNEKWIIEGNYSSTFPIRLQHCDQVIFLDYPRSLYLFRAIKRSFKYYGRTRPDMAEGCFERFDFSFFKYVWNFPKRRKNLLAILNEHSKDKNNIVILKNTKELNQYLDTIN; from the coding sequence ATGCAAAGAATAGTTATTGTAGGACCATCAGGATCTGGCAAATCTACCCTTGGTAAAACTTTGTCGGATAAATTAGATATTCCAGTCACACATTTAGACTCGCTCTTTTTTAAAGCTGGTTGGGTCGAAATCGAAAAAAAGGAATTAGTAGAAAAAGTCACACATCTTATTTCAACTAATGAAAAGTGGATCATTGAAGGCAATTATTCCTCTACATTTCCCATACGGTTACAACATTGTGATCAAGTTATTTTTCTTGATTATCCTCGCTCTCTTTATTTGTTCAGAGCGATTAAACGTTCTTTTAAATACTATGGGCGTACTCGTCCTGATATGGCAGAAGGGTGCTTTGAACGTTTCGATTTTTCTTTTTTTAAATATGTTTGGAATTTTCCTAAAAGGCGAAAAAATTTGCTGGCTATTTTGAATGAACACAGCAAAGACAAAAATAATATAGTGATCTTAAAGAATACCAAAGAACTAAACCAGTATCTTGATACAATTAATTAA